A single Watersipora subatra chromosome 7, tzWatSuba1.1, whole genome shotgun sequence DNA region contains:
- the LOC137399654 gene encoding uncharacterized protein, with protein MDDKEGIIKMTIGENKSKLVGISMLLLTLLLTVSVASLIYLAVANTHVENQKQEKNEQTVNLKADITLKTSENDESDHMEYSHGGHLIYNYQSDGGFDFDDLGKGIHVRKNPRDPVCYIIPIGGNSTIDEGLEDFLQSNDGGAVAAKESEIQIEVVPGKLSDTSFLPQKVHDECQTGYQWMVIMKNSNEGGEPENGKDEDGTNEVSREKRGVYYWHYHKYWWYCTIDGDLYRCSVTYLHYRDDCAYYPYGCSTYTG; from the exons ATGGATGACAAAGAAGGCATCATCAAG ATGACAATAGGAGAGAATAAATCCAAGTTGGTTGGGATATCTATGCTGTTACTTACACTTCTGCTAACAGTGTCTGTAGCATCTCTCATATACTTGGCTGTTGCTAATACCCACGTTGAAAACCAGAAGCAAGAGAAGAACgagcaaacagttaatctcAAAGCAGACATCACTCTGAAAACTTCTGAGAATGAT GAGAGCGACCACATGGAATACAGTCATGGAGGTCACCTGATCTACAACTACCAGAGTGATGGAGGTTTTGACTTTGATGATCTTGGCAAG GGGATTCACGTAAGAAAGAACCCGAGAGACCCGGTTTGTTACATAATCCCCATAGGAGGAAACAGCACAATCGATGAAGGCCTGGAAGATTTCTTACAGTCTAATGATGGAGGAGCCGTTGCAGCAAAGGAAAGTGAAATTCAAATAGAAGTTGTTCCTGGTAAACTCTCTGATACAAGCTTCCTGCCTCAGAAGGTTCATGATGAATGCCAAACTGGGTATCAATGGATGGTCATCATGAAGAACAGCAATGAAGGTGGTGAGCCTG aGAATGGAAAAGACGAAGATGGAACGAACGAAGTTAGCAGAGAGAAGCGAGGAGTATACTACTGGCACTACCACAAGTACTGGTGGTACTGCACAATTGATGGTGATCTCTATAGGTGCTCCGTAACGTACCTGCACTACAGAGATGATTGCGCATATTATCCATACGGCTGCTCAACGTATACCGGATAA